From a single Aspergillus puulaauensis MK2 DNA, chromosome 2, nearly complete sequence genomic region:
- a CDS encoding uncharacterized protein (COG:S;~EggNog:ENOG410PKBS;~InterPro:IPR036864,IPR007219,IPR001138;~PFAM:PF00172,PF04082;~TransMembrane:2 (i211-230o515-536i);~go_function: GO:0000981 - DNA-binding transcription factor activity, RNA polymerase II-specific [Evidence IEA];~go_function: GO:0003677 - DNA binding [Evidence IEA];~go_function: GO:0008270 - zinc ion binding [Evidence IEA];~go_process: GO:0006351 - transcription, DNA-templated [Evidence IEA];~go_process: GO:0006355 - regulation of transcription, DNA-templated [Evidence IEA]), with amino-acid sequence MLFRPEDMSTFSVEIDAATMTTVPGSSPFAKKYVTRACDTCKKRKCKCDGLEPCYRCASFRLDCSYNASYKRVKRRKLDNDQARAGRRPSPQQNESISNSPNGTDDARLSTETEGDAGDASAHAFLKSVYTHLQSMGQVLPRNLHRPAEQILEGDSVASIFFPPERHFAQEYIDCFYEHSNATYRYIPRSQIEHLLAGFYGQEEEFLQDDASIAVLLLVMAVGCVWLASWRNLDLEEQKTKGSRLFKAGRRRLAQVATVYPPTTTILQGHVLECQFYLALNMFNTAWVSLGNAIRLGQVAGLQRAVKQEYSLKEWSRRGIFWSLYMMDRYLSAALGRPMALDDVDITLPYPRPGLEEDLGKNEVGLTKGVVAHIRLTQITGRILKQLYPAVKHPRTPKSDDIVMDIELDLQIWLEETPSFFHPKSDDDRSEAGDCLAFFEIPWIFKRQQRTVRAAYNFTTILLYRGYLLDEFLQPNVPRRRIPSSKPAVEKCVEAALRLASFAADIEADETYNSVYWVTTHFTFCAISILTVYMTLYNDPDQQRIIEAVLERAMRGHRKLDNSINNQSQRLLEESRSIAQAIQASPPEYPSRMQRQDLTASHLCERSSTIPISNEVAAQSDEHLDSIYNETGWDPQGYANILHGEGLGVIMNIGFDTSLSPLNSFLPP; translated from the exons GCTACAACGCTTCATATAAGAGGGTGAAGAGACGTAAATTG GATAATGACCAAGCTCGAGCTGGGAGGCGGCCAAGTCCGCAACAAAATGAGTCTATCAGTAACAGCCCAAATGGGACGGACGACGCTCGACTATCGACAGAGACAGAAGGAGATGCCG GAGACGCCAGCGCCCACGCCTTTCTCAAAAGCGTCTACACTCATCTACAATCAATGGGACAAGTCCTTCCCCGTAATCTTCATCGACCAGCGGAGCAAATCCTCGAGGGCGATTCAGTCGCATCCATCTTCTTTCCGCCAGAACGCCATTTTGCGCAGGAGTATATTGATTGTTTCTACGAGCACTCTAATGCCACGTATCGGTATATCCCGAGGTCGCAAATCGAACACCTCCTGGCTGGGTTCTACGGtcaggaagaagaattcCTGCAGGATGATGCGAGTATAGCCGTTCTGCTTCTTGTTATGGCTGTTGG TTGTGTATGGTTGGCTTCCTGGCGTAATCTCGATCTAGAAGAACAAAAGACCAAGGG TTCTCGACTGTTTaaagctggaagaagaagacttgCTCAAGTAGCCACTGTATatccaccaaccaccactATCTTACAAGGGCACGTACTGGAG TGTCAATTCTACCTAGCGCTGAATATGTTTAATACAGCTTGGGTTTCGCTGGGGAATGCTATACGACTAGGGCAAGTGGCTGGTCTCCAAAGAGCAGTCAAACAAGAGTATAGTCTGAAAGAGTGGTCACGACGCGGAATCTTTTGGTCGCTATACATGATGGATAG GTATCTCTCTGCTGCATTGGGTAGACCCATGGCATTGGATGACGTCGATATCACCCTTCCCTATCCAAGGCCTGGGCTTGAGGAAGATTTGGGTAAGAATGAGGTTGGCTTGACGAAAGGAGTAGTAGCTCATATAAG GCTCACCCAAATAACGGGCAGGATCCTGAAGCAGCTATACCCAGCAGTCAAACACCCCAGGACCCCAAAGAGCGACGACATTGTAATGGACATCGAGCTCGACCTTCAAATTTGGCTAGAAGAAacaccctccttcttccacccaAAAAGTGATGATGACAGAAGTGAAGCCGGTGATTGTTTGGCGTTTTTTGAGATTCCATGGATTTTCAAACG ACAACAACGAACCGTCCGAGCGGCATACAATTTCACTACCATTCTTCTATACAGAGGCTATCTCCTCGATGAGTTTCTACAGCCGAATGTCCCCCGCCGCCGAATACCatcatccaagccagctGTTGAGAAATGCGTTGAAGCAGCACTCCGGCTGGCATCTTTCGCCGCTGATATTGAGGCAGACGAGACATACAACTCGGTATATTGG GTAACAACCCATTTCACGTTCTGTGCCATCTCGATATTGACAGTGTATATGACTCTCTACAATGACCCAGATCAGCAGAGGATTATCGAGGCAGTCCTTGAAAGGGCCATGAGAGGCCACCGGAAATTAGACAACAGCATTAACAACCAGTCACAACGATTACTTGAA GAATCAAGGTCCATTGCTCAAGCTATTCAGGCCAGTCCTCCTGAATATCCATCGAGAATGCAAAGGCAAGACTTGACAGCTTCACACCTCTGTGAAAGAAGTTCCACTATACCCATTAGCAACGAAGTCGCAGCACAAAGCGATGAGCACTTGGATTCAATATACAATGAAACAGGATGG GACCCCCAGGGCTACGCAAACATCCTCCACGGCGAAGGTCTAGGCGTGATCATGAACATCGGATTCGACACCTCACTGAGTCCTCTAAATAGCTTCCTCCCACCGTAG
- a CDS encoding uncharacterized protein (COG:S;~EggNog:ENOG410Q2WJ), whose amino-acid sequence MQPTENPEQLSPLQTHLNTLHNLPLHTTIEAIHSLLPHLTPSISPTGTRLVSYTSSDSSASTDNLNALTGHGSLDTLGRIYLKCADRCTREHASFKTRLLHTNLDAAMEEIYSASQDLRMEGLKDGSVKIPPPGEDEVQMCACCRGDPDATILMKFHEEIALYFWENEYRDLFGDEKNSAGRYGRDETFLMASREQVERKARELEEGLSRL is encoded by the coding sequence ATGCAACCGACCGAAAACCCTGAACAACTTTCTcccctccaaacccacctcaacaccctccacaacctcccaCTCCACACCACAATCGAAGCCAtccactccctcctcccccatctaaccccctccatctccccaaccGGTACTCGCCTTGTTAGTTACACGTCTAGCGACAGCTCAGCCTCAACAGACAATCTCAATGCCTTAACCGGCCACGGATCACTCGATACTCTGGGCCGAATTTACCTAAAATGCGCCGACAGATGCACGCGCGAACACGCTTCATTCAAAACCCGTCTTTTGCATACAAATCTCGACGCGGCAATGGAGGAAATCTATAGCGCCAGCCAGGATTTACGCATGGAAGGATTGAAAGACGGCAGCGTGAAGATCCCACCGCCGGGTGAAGACGAGGTGCAAATGTGTGCTTGTTGTCGTGGGGACCCCGACGCTACTATTCTGATGAAGTTTCATGAAGAGATTGCGTTGTACTTTTGGGAAAATGAGTACAGGGATCTCTTTGGGGATGAGAAGAACTCTGCAGGAAGGTATGGTAGAGATGAGACTTTTCTGATGGCGTCTAGGGAGCAggtggagaggaaggctAGGGAGCTCGAGGAGGGTTTAAGTAGACTTTGA
- a CDS encoding uncharacterized protein (InterPro:IPR036875,IPR001878;~go_function: GO:0003676 - nucleic acid binding [Evidence IEA];~go_function: GO:0008270 - zinc ion binding [Evidence IEA]) yields the protein MAKSFMPDEERIHCKRCGTCGVTLRTCPQCEFCVFCKKDGHTVAECPKVRPCPICNLKGHQERKCPELSHGPGRLSRAKGWKKPHGSKSVLRDEQPKKDGTSIPPKASQKRKRSGDDDSQVRKQPAAKVSSAKHGDKC from the coding sequence ATGGCAAAGTCATTTATGCCAGATGAAGAACGCATCCATTGCAAACGCTGCGGCACATGCGGTGTTACCCTCAGAACCTGCCCCCAATGTGAATTTTGCGTGTTCTGCAAGAAAGACGGCCACACCGTAGCAGAATGTCCCAAGGTCCGACCCTGCCCCATATGCAACTTGAAAGGGCACCAGGAGCGTAAATGCCCGGAGCTTAGCCATGGACCTGGTCGACTTTCTCGAGCAAAAGGATGGAAGAAGCCTCATGGCTCCAAGTCGGTATTGCGTGATGAGCAACCGAAGAAGGACGGGACCAGCATACCTCCGAAAGCATCACAGAAACGGAAACGctctggtgatgatgattctCAAGTTAGGAAGCAGCCAGCGGCCAAAGTGTCGTCAGCCAAACATGGCGACAAGTGTTag
- a CDS encoding phytanoyl-CoA dioxygenase family protein (COG:S;~EggNog:ENOG410PK73;~InterPro:IPR008775;~PFAM:PF05721) yields the protein MNQTVTRLAKQTRQLLTQLGKLTSYPTSIRPSRSEIQNARLSPQNLEVAIRSLHRDGLVVVEDVIPHDCLARLNEKMVKDAYALQSREDDSPYNYNPGNIQQDAPPVSEHFDKNIFMNPIATQITSTALGPRPKWTFCSGNTAMPPTATAPPMSQPVHSDADFEHPVHPFAYVINVPLITMTPENGSTEVWLGTHTDTGLHVQEGLHGERASGRIKTDELEARRAVRPPCQPVVPKGSLVVRDLRLWHAGIGNQTEIARVMLAMIHFAPWYRNPMKLEFSDDLKETIRGQSELEVPVDWVSREEALSRYLNRGFGNAYDFNQSA from the exons ATGAATCAAACCGTCACAAGGCTCGCAAAACAAACCCGCCAACTCTTAACCCAGCTCGGAAAACTAACAAGCTACCCAACCTCAATCCGCCCATCGAGATCAGAAATTCAAAATGCACGTCTATCACCTCAGAACCTGGAAGTCGCAATCCGCAGCCTGCACCGCGATggtctcgtcgtcgtcgaagacgTCATCCCGCACGACTGCCTCGCCCGCCTCAACGAGAAAATGGTAAAAGACGCCTACGCCCTCCAGTCCAGGGAAGACGATAGCCCGTATAACTACAACCCGGGGAATATTCAGCAGGACGCACCACCTGTTAGTGAGCACTTTgataagaatatattcaTGA ACCCCATCGCCACCCAAATAACATCTACAGCCCTCGGCCCCCGTCCAAAATGGACTTTCTGCTCGGGAAACACCGCAATGCCACCAACAGCCACAGCACCCCCAATGTCGCAGCCTGTGCACTCAGACGCAGACTTCGAACATCCAGTACACCCATTCGCATACGTGATCAATGTGCCATTGATTACCATGACGCCGGAGAATGGCTCGACGGAGGTATGGCTGGGCACGCACACGGATACAGGACTACACGTGCAGGAAGGTCTGCATGGGGAACGGGCGAGTGGACGAATTAAGACGGATGAGCTTGAGGCTCGTCGCGCTGTAAGGCCGCCTTGCCAGCCTGTTGTGCCCAAGGGCTCGCTTGTGGTGAGGGATTTGAGGCTTTGGCATGCGGGTATTGGGAATCAGACGGAGATTGCGAGGGTTATGCTGGCCATGA TTCACTTTGCGCCATGGTATCGGAACCCTATGAAGTTGGAGTTTTCGGATGATTTGAAGGAGACCATTCGAGGGCAGAGCGAGCTTGAGGTTCCAGTGGACTGGGTTAGTCGGGAGGAGGCTTTGTCGCGTTATTTGAATCGGGGGTTTGGTAATGCTTATGACTTTAACCAGAGTGCATGA
- a CDS encoding uncharacterized protein (COG:S;~EggNog:ENOG410PX7U), translated as MPIGETLAAICLLRSYEIITQNVSSQSHLQGCYSLLASRHVQLTSDLLSAGFWNYLREDITVSLIEQRSLMIALSQHTPPESADDADFANSVTFLLGKAINRCLSINSPALSLPEWESIKSELDSWKASLPSSFDPIQTPGLGKQSNFPSIWALRGWHASSLHYYHTAMSILWLAEPLPQPLNTLQRLNNMNALRQKLDHHATEVCALVLTSDSAPVWVNAFGPIAFCGPWLQDIQKRNEITEEVKRWGELSGWPVSTITEALSSPMDVER; from the exons ATGCCAATTGGTGAAACACTGGCTGCCATCTGCCTCCTCCGTTCTTATGAAATAATCACAC AGAATGTCAGCTCCCAAAGTCATCTACAAGGATGCTACTCCCTCCTAGCCAGCCGGCACGTCCAGCTTACTTCAGACTTACTTAGCGCAGGGTTCTGGAACTATCTGCGAGAGGATATTACTGTATCCCTTATTGAACAGCGGAGCCTCATGATCGCCTTGTCTCAGCATACCCCTCCGGAATCTGCGGACGACGCGGACTTTGCCAATAGTGTGACGTTCCTCCTTGGAAAAGCTATTAATCGATGCCTATCAATAAACTCTCCGGCCCTCAGCCTCCCAGAATGGGAAAGTATAAAGTCCGAGCTAGATAGTTGGAAAGCCTCGCTTCCCTCCTCTTTTGACCCAATACAAACCCCAGGCCTGGGAAAGCAAAGTAACTTCCCATCCATTTGGGCTCTCCGAGGCTGGCATG CCTCGAGTCTCCATTACTATCACACCGCCATGAGCATCCTCTGGCTGGCAGAGCCATTACCACAGCCACTCAATACCTTACAACGCCTAAACAACATGAACGCCCTCCGTCAAAAGTTAGATCACCATGCGACTGAAGTGTGTGCTTTGGTGCTTACAAGTGATTCGGCGCCGGTATGGGTTAATGCTTTTGGTCCTATCGCGTTCT GCGGACCTTGGCTTCAGGACATTCAAAAACGCAACGAGATTACAGAGGAGGTAAAACGGTGGGGAGAATTAAGTGGGTGGCCTGTTTCCACCATAACAGAAGCGCTCTCCTCGCCTATGGATGTTGAGCGATGA